GGCACGGCCGTCGCCTATCGCGATCGCCGGCACATCTTCATTTCCGGCACGGCCAGCATCGACGCCACCGGCCGGCTCCTGCACGCCGGCGACTTGTCGCGACAACTCGAGCGTGCGCTGGAGAACGTGTCGGCCCTGCTGCGTAACGCGGGAACGGACCTCAGCACATTGGCCATGCTGATCGCGTATGTGCGCAACCAGCGCGACCAGGCGCCGGTCCTGCAGCAGTTGCGCGCTCGATGCGGCAACTTGCCGCTCGAGGTCGTCGTGGCACCGATCTGCCGCCCGGCCTGGCTGGTCGAGCTTGAAGGCCTCGCCATAACACCCACCGCGCGTCCGGAGCTGCCCGCGTTCTAGTTGTCCGTAGCGCACGGCGACTGCGGTCGCACCACCCGGTTGATTCGTCCGGAACCCAAACGACCACAACCGGTGTGAGCCCAAGCGTACGGTCTCAGACTGCCAAGTCATCGCACGGCGGACTGCCCGCCGGATGGTCCGGTCGTAGCAGTGCCAAGCCCAGCGTCAGTGGTCCACACCGTCCGGCGAACATCAGTATCACCAAAATGAGCTTTGCGGCCGTCGAGAGATCGGCGGTGATCCCCAGGGACAGCCCCACGGTACCCAGCGCGCTCGCCGCCTCGAACAGGAGCGACAGGAGCTCACTCCGTTCCACGAGCGAAAGGACGATGACCCCGCCGGCGAGCAGACTCAGGTAGAGGGTGGTCGCGGCCACTGCGTAGAGTACGCGGATCAGCGGGACCTCGTGCCCCAGCCACAGCACCCGGTCACGCCCGCGCAGGACGCTCCCCAAGTTGGCCAGCAGCGCCGAGACGCAGGTGGTCTTGATGCCGCCGCCGGTGCCGCTCGGCGATGCCCCAATCACCATCGCGAGCGAGAGCACCAGGAGCGTGGCCACAGAGAGCGTGCTGATCGGAATCGTGTTGAAGCCGGCGGTGGATGACGCCGTCATCACCTGGAAGCTGCACACCATCAGGCGCTGCCCGAAAGGTAGTGCGCTGACGCTCGGCTCGATCAGGAACAGCGCCACGGTCCCGACCACGAAGACCAGCGCAGTCATGGTGAGAATCACTTTCGAGGTGAAAGTGATCATGTGCTCGCGCCACTTGAGCGAGTACCACACGTCCTGCACGACAATGAACCCGATCGCGCCGAGATAGCACAGTACTCCGATCGTCAGGTTGACGATCCAGTCGCCCGCGAACGACTCGAGGCTGTTC
This sequence is a window from Phycisphaerae bacterium. Protein-coding genes within it:
- a CDS encoding potassium transporter KtrB codes for the protein MPLRRVVAAWSRLRPAQQLTLGFASYAAIGTALLCLPWAQQKPAGVVDHLFTVTSAISTTGLSTVSVGETYSFFGELVILALFQLGGVGYMTLSSVIILARGKPLSQARTEVLRAGFSVPHYFVISRFIVHVAVFTLAIESIGTAVLWWRFSALGLAQPLWSALFHTVSAFATAGFSLNKNSLESFAGDWIVNLTIGVLCYLGAIGFIVVQDVWYSLKWREHMITFTSKVILTMTALVFVVGTVALFLIEPSVSALPFGQRLMVCSFQVMTASSTAGFNTIPISTLSVATLLVLSLAMVIGASPSGTGGGIKTTCVSALLANLGSVLRGRDRVLWLGHEVPLIRVLYAVAATTLYLSLLAGGVIVLSLVERSELLSLLFEAASALGTVGLSLGITADLSTAAKLILVILMFAGRCGPLTLGLALLRPDHPAGSPPCDDLAV